Proteins from a genomic interval of Mycobacterium conspicuum:
- a CDS encoding acyl-CoA dehydrogenase family protein, with amino-acid sequence MRLIPDQDRRDLAAMCRDLLTAECPTTLARALHSPDGVRITPGLWKALAEAGVLGLGIEEGLGGSGGGLADLGVFCIEAGRALCPMVVHSTLHAALAVDWLGTGAARETWLPLLAAGSTRGTTALWSPRDASAVTPTLRARRDGDGWRLDGVADFVADADIADLIVVAAEADSGALGFVIDSGSSGVSARPLAMMGGHRAFTVGFDGVLVDDQRRVLGGLAEQDLRRVSNAAAALLCLDLMGVAEAVLQRTVDYIKMREQFGRPIASFQAAQHLVADMHIALAAARLAAQSAVFWIGRGRIGTRETAIAKMRADAVKKITLDAHQLHGGMGYVLDTDLHLFSERARVLATMGGGADTAAKWLADEMDWEVSH; translated from the coding sequence GTGCGATTGATACCCGATCAGGACCGGCGCGATCTGGCCGCCATGTGTCGCGACCTGTTGACCGCCGAATGCCCGACCACGCTAGCGCGCGCCCTGCACAGCCCCGACGGCGTACGCATCACACCGGGGTTGTGGAAGGCGCTCGCCGAGGCCGGCGTGTTGGGCCTGGGCATCGAGGAAGGGTTGGGCGGCTCCGGCGGCGGGCTTGCCGATCTCGGCGTGTTCTGCATCGAGGCCGGACGGGCGTTGTGCCCCATGGTCGTTCACAGCACGCTGCACGCGGCGCTCGCCGTCGACTGGCTTGGCACCGGTGCGGCGCGCGAGACCTGGCTGCCCCTGCTGGCGGCGGGGAGCACGCGGGGCACCACCGCGTTGTGGAGCCCGCGCGACGCTTCGGCGGTTACTCCAACGCTGCGCGCCCGGCGAGACGGCGACGGATGGCGGCTGGACGGCGTGGCCGACTTCGTCGCCGACGCCGACATCGCGGACCTGATCGTCGTGGCCGCCGAAGCGGACTCTGGCGCTTTGGGTTTCGTCATCGACTCCGGTTCATCCGGGGTGTCGGCGCGGCCGCTGGCCATGATGGGCGGCCACCGCGCGTTCACCGTCGGATTCGACGGCGTGTTGGTTGACGATCAGCGCCGAGTCCTGGGCGGCCTCGCCGAGCAGGACCTGCGACGGGTGAGCAATGCCGCCGCGGCGTTGCTGTGCCTGGATCTGATGGGGGTGGCCGAGGCCGTGCTGCAGCGCACCGTGGACTACATCAAAATGCGCGAGCAGTTCGGCCGCCCCATCGCGTCCTTCCAGGCCGCCCAGCATCTGGTGGCCGACATGCACATCGCGCTCGCCGCGGCCCGGCTGGCCGCTCAATCGGCGGTCTTCTGGATCGGGCGCGGCCGGATCGGCACCCGGGAAACCGCCATCGCCAAGATGCGGGCGGACGCCGTCAAGAAGATCACCCTCGACGCCCACCAGCTGCACGGCGGGATGGGCTACGTCCTTGACACCGATTTGCACCTGTTCTCCGAGCGCGCCCGCGTCCTGGCGACGATGGGCGGCGGCGCCGACACCGCAGCGAAATGGCTTGCCGACGAGATGGATTGGGAGGTTTCACATTGA
- a CDS encoding MaoC family dehydratase, with the protein MTDSLIDAESAARVGTVVATASGEVNSRDWQRWAAAVGDHNPLWFDGEYARAHGYRDIICPPLFLQYAVLGVSALGDLRPDGSSGAVTGSLAFPRAPRRMAGGESTTFHLPAYHRDQIEMVRTVESIVEKEGRSGRFVLVTWRGEYRNQHAELVAEASMSMIARPA; encoded by the coding sequence TTGACCGACAGCCTCATCGATGCCGAATCCGCCGCGCGGGTCGGCACCGTCGTGGCGACCGCCAGCGGCGAGGTGAACAGCCGCGACTGGCAGCGATGGGCCGCGGCCGTCGGCGACCACAACCCGCTGTGGTTCGACGGCGAATACGCGCGGGCGCACGGCTACCGCGACATCATCTGTCCGCCGCTGTTTTTGCAATACGCCGTCCTCGGCGTGAGCGCACTGGGTGACCTGCGGCCCGACGGATCGTCCGGCGCGGTCACCGGCAGCCTGGCGTTTCCGCGCGCACCGCGCCGGATGGCCGGCGGGGAGAGCACCACCTTTCACTTGCCCGCCTATCACCGCGACCAGATCGAAATGGTGCGCACCGTCGAGTCGATCGTGGAAAAGGAAGGCAGGTCGGGCAGATTCGTGTTGGTGACCTGGCGCGGCGAATACCGCAATCAGCACGCCGAGTTGGTCGCCGAGGCCAGCATGTCGATGATCGCGCGGCCCGCATGA
- a CDS encoding MaoC/PaaZ C-terminal domain-containing protein — MTEQLYYQDVETGAAITPLKVTVTETQMFFFSAATYNGHRIHYDKDFARDVEGYENVLVQGPLQAALLSRALTDWIGGGGRLVAFSVQNRAIAHPGQELTFGGVVTGKRETDGQALVDLDIFCRRGEDLLMPGTATVALPLRGAR; from the coding sequence ATGACCGAACAGCTGTATTACCAGGACGTCGAAACCGGCGCCGCGATAACGCCTTTGAAGGTGACCGTCACCGAGACGCAGATGTTCTTCTTCAGCGCCGCGACCTACAACGGCCATCGCATCCACTACGACAAGGACTTCGCGCGCGACGTCGAAGGCTACGAGAACGTCCTCGTCCAGGGGCCGTTGCAGGCGGCGCTGCTGTCACGGGCGCTCACCGACTGGATCGGCGGCGGCGGCCGGCTGGTGGCGTTCTCGGTGCAGAACCGCGCGATCGCCCACCCGGGGCAGGAACTGACGTTCGGGGGCGTGGTCACCGGCAAGCGGGAGACGGACGGGCAGGCCCTGGTGGATCTGGACATCTTCTGCCGGCGCGGTGAGGACCTGTTGATGCCCGGCACCGCGACCGTCGCGCTGCCGTTACGAGGCGCGCGATGA
- a CDS encoding thiolase family protein has protein sequence MTGLRGEAAIIGIAELPAERRQSRPPSFTLDQYALLAKLVIEDAGVEPTVVNGLSCHGIAESDMFAPATLSEYLGLPLDFGDRVDLGGATAAGMVWRAAAAVELGVCDAVLAVVPGSLEIPRSDSRPERTLGWYGASSNNYGSPQAEFEIPYGNVGQNAPYAQIAQRYAAEFGYDARALATIAVHQRTNACAHPDAVFHGKPITVDDVLNSPVIADPIHMLETVMRVQGGAAVLVANADVARRTRHRPVWVKGFGEHIRFKTPTYADDLIRTPIARAADKAFTMAGLQRADVDVASIYDCYTITVLMTLEDAGFCGKGEGMRWLTEHDLTFRGDFPLNTAGGQLSFGQAGMAGGMHHVVDGARQIMGRSGRAQVRECNTAFVTGNGGIMSEQVALLLGGD, from the coding sequence ATGACCGGCCTGCGCGGGGAAGCGGCCATCATCGGCATCGCGGAGTTGCCGGCCGAACGCCGTCAGAGCCGCCCGCCGTCGTTCACGCTGGACCAGTACGCCTTGCTGGCGAAGCTGGTGATCGAGGACGCGGGCGTGGAACCCACCGTGGTGAACGGCTTGTCGTGCCACGGGATCGCGGAGTCGGACATGTTCGCGCCCGCGACGCTCTCGGAGTATCTGGGCCTGCCGCTGGACTTCGGCGACCGCGTCGACCTGGGCGGAGCGACCGCGGCAGGCATGGTGTGGCGGGCGGCCGCGGCGGTCGAATTGGGCGTGTGCGACGCGGTGCTGGCGGTGGTGCCGGGCTCGTTGGAGATTCCGCGTTCGGATTCGCGTCCCGAGCGAACCCTCGGCTGGTACGGCGCGTCGAGCAACAACTACGGCTCCCCGCAGGCCGAGTTCGAGATCCCCTACGGCAATGTCGGCCAGAACGCCCCGTACGCGCAGATCGCCCAGCGGTATGCCGCCGAATTCGGTTACGACGCCAGGGCTTTGGCGACGATCGCGGTGCACCAGCGGACCAACGCGTGCGCGCACCCCGACGCGGTGTTCCACGGCAAGCCGATCACCGTCGACGACGTGCTGAACAGTCCCGTCATCGCCGACCCGATCCACATGCTGGAAACCGTGATGCGGGTCCAAGGAGGCGCCGCCGTGCTCGTCGCCAACGCCGACGTGGCGCGCCGGACCCGCCACCGACCGGTGTGGGTGAAGGGGTTCGGCGAGCACATCCGGTTCAAAACCCCCACGTACGCCGACGATCTCATCCGCACGCCGATCGCCCGGGCCGCCGACAAGGCATTTACCATGGCGGGCCTGCAGCGCGCCGACGTCGACGTCGCATCGATCTATGACTGCTACACGATCACCGTGCTGATGACGCTCGAGGACGCCGGATTCTGCGGCAAGGGGGAGGGCATGCGGTGGCTGACCGAGCACGACCTGACCTTTCGCGGCGACTTCCCGCTGAACACCGCCGGCGGCCAGCTGTCGTTCGGCCAGGCCGGCATGGCCGGCGGCATGCACCACGTCGTCGACGGCGCGCGGCAAATCATGGGCCGCTCCGGACGGGCGCAGGTGCGCGAGTGCAACACGGCGTTCGTGACGGGCAACGGCGGCATCATGAGCGAGCAGGTGGCCCTTTTGTTGGGCGGCGACTGA
- a CDS encoding Zn-ribbon domain-containing OB-fold protein, which translates to MTEAFPLPEPTPVSRPFWDALREHRILIQYSPSAGKYVFYPRTLAPGTLADDLEWREIDGAGTLYTFTVARRPTGPPWADRLPQLLAVVEWDVGPRVSTELIGVEPDDIRIGMRVSPVFCATGDVTLLRYRPADV; encoded by the coding sequence ATGACCGAAGCCTTCCCCCTTCCCGAGCCGACACCCGTGTCGCGGCCGTTCTGGGATGCGTTGCGCGAGCACCGGATTCTGATCCAGTATTCGCCGTCGGCGGGCAAGTACGTCTTCTATCCGCGCACGCTTGCTCCCGGCACCCTGGCCGACGACCTGGAGTGGCGCGAAATCGACGGCGCGGGAACCCTGTACACCTTCACCGTCGCGCGGCGCCCGACCGGCCCACCGTGGGCCGACCGGCTGCCGCAGCTGCTGGCGGTGGTCGAGTGGGATGTGGGCCCGCGGGTCAGCACCGAACTGATCGGCGTCGAACCCGACGACATCCGGATCGGCATGCGGGTGTCGCCGGTGTTCTGCGCCACCGGAGACGTCACCCTGCTGCGGTATAGGCCCGCCGATGTTTGA
- the fadD1 gene encoding fatty-acid--CoA ligase FadD1 — protein MFETVQQLLRSRMADDSVAVMHGEKTWTWREHLSEASAEASAVLSLLDESGPPHVAALLGNSPAMLRAMAAAALGGYVLCGINTTRRGGGLAGDIRRSDSQLVLVDSEHRALIDGLDLGGATVLDVDTAGYRDAVATAGPLVPHEVSGVDPVTMIFTSGTSGDPKAVRFAHAMAVMCGASLVDRFEITPADVCYLAMPLFHSNGVAAGWAVAINGGAAMVPVKFSPSRFLADVRKYGVTYMNYVGKPLALLLGTPERPDDADNTLRAAFGNEATERDIEQFATRFGCRVVDSFGSSEFAVVVMREDGTPPGSIGKGYPGVSVYHPETVTECAPAIFDEHGALANFDEAVGELVNTYGVGGFTGYYNDPDATAERMRHGMYWSGDLAYRDADGWIYLAGRTADWMRVDGENLAAGPIERILGRLPQVNQVAVYAVPDERVGDQVMAALVLNAALSPKDFEEFLAAQADLSPKAWPRYVRINSELPRTATNKILKRELIKAGVTAGDGVLWERESRGRKYQPRA, from the coding sequence ATGTTTGAGACGGTGCAGCAGCTGCTGCGCTCCCGCATGGCCGACGACTCGGTCGCGGTGATGCACGGCGAGAAGACCTGGACCTGGCGCGAGCACCTGAGTGAGGCATCGGCGGAAGCATCGGCGGTGCTGTCCCTGCTCGATGAGTCGGGGCCGCCGCATGTGGCGGCGCTGCTGGGCAATTCACCGGCGATGCTGCGGGCAATGGCAGCCGCGGCGCTCGGCGGCTACGTGCTGTGCGGGATCAACACCACCCGCCGCGGTGGAGGCCTGGCCGGCGACATCCGCCGATCGGACAGCCAGCTCGTGCTCGTCGACAGCGAACACCGTGCGCTGATCGACGGGCTCGACCTAGGCGGTGCAACGGTTTTGGACGTCGACACCGCCGGCTACCGGGACGCGGTCGCGACCGCGGGGCCGCTGGTGCCCCACGAGGTCAGCGGCGTCGATCCCGTGACGATGATCTTCACCTCGGGCACCAGCGGTGACCCGAAGGCGGTGCGCTTCGCGCACGCGATGGCGGTCATGTGTGGCGCGAGCCTGGTCGACCGGTTCGAAATCACGCCCGCCGACGTGTGCTACCTGGCGATGCCGCTGTTTCACTCCAACGGTGTCGCGGCGGGGTGGGCGGTGGCGATCAATGGCGGTGCTGCGATGGTCCCGGTTAAGTTCTCGCCGTCGCGTTTTCTTGCCGACGTGCGCAAGTATGGCGTGACCTACATGAACTACGTCGGCAAGCCACTGGCGCTGCTGCTGGGCACCCCGGAACGGCCCGACGATGCCGACAACACGCTGCGCGCCGCGTTCGGCAACGAGGCCACCGAGCGTGATATCGAGCAATTCGCAACGCGTTTCGGCTGCCGGGTGGTGGACAGCTTCGGATCCAGCGAGTTCGCCGTGGTCGTGATGCGGGAGGACGGAACGCCGCCGGGTTCGATCGGCAAGGGCTATCCCGGTGTCAGCGTCTATCACCCGGAAACCGTCACCGAATGTGCCCCGGCGATTTTCGACGAGCATGGTGCGCTCGCCAATTTCGACGAGGCCGTCGGCGAATTGGTCAACACCTACGGCGTGGGCGGATTCACGGGTTACTACAACGATCCCGACGCCACCGCCGAGCGGATGCGACACGGCATGTACTGGTCCGGCGACCTGGCCTACCGCGACGCCGACGGCTGGATCTATCTGGCCGGGCGCACCGCCGACTGGATGCGGGTGGACGGGGAGAACCTGGCGGCCGGACCGATCGAGCGTATCCTTGGGCGCCTGCCTCAGGTCAACCAGGTCGCCGTGTACGCGGTCCCCGACGAGCGGGTGGGCGATCAGGTGATGGCGGCGTTGGTGCTCAATGCGGCGTTGTCGCCCAAGGACTTTGAGGAGTTTCTCGCCGCCCAGGCCGACCTGTCACCGAAGGCGTGGCCCCGGTATGTGCGGATCAACAGCGAGCTGCCGCGCACCGCGACCAACAAGATCCTCAAGCGCGAGCTGATCAAGGCCGGCGTGACGGCCGGGGACGGGGTGTTGTGGGAGCGCGAGAGCCGTGGCCGCAAATACCAGCCGCGAGCGTAG
- a CDS encoding cytochrome P450: MATPNLPPGFDFTDPEIYAHRLPTQELAELRRTAPIWWNDQPLDQGGFGDGGYWVVTKHRDVREVSLRTDVFSSARKSIVPRYPEDQAQGQIEAGRTSMIMMDDPEHSRLRKIIARGFTPRAVERLRADLGERSQRIAQRAAEEGSGDFVLQVAAELPLQAIAELLGIPAEDRGKLFDWSNQMIGSDDPEFAHHNSLTAAGELMWYAMQLAARKAQEPGPKDRDIVTTLIQAGADGDGLSDAEFGMFVVTLGIAGNETTRNSITQGMMAFADNPDQWELFKAQRPKTAADEIIRWATPITAFQRTALADTELGGVAIKKDQRVVMFYRSANFDEEIFDDPYTFDILRFPNPHLGFGGTGAHYCIGANLARMTIDLMFNAIADHLPDLAPTGAPQRLRSPFINGIKHWPVDYTGA, from the coding sequence ATGGCCACCCCGAACCTCCCGCCGGGTTTCGACTTCACCGACCCGGAGATCTACGCCCACCGGTTGCCGACGCAGGAGTTGGCCGAGCTGCGCCGCACCGCACCGATCTGGTGGAACGACCAACCGCTCGACCAGGGCGGCTTCGGCGACGGCGGCTACTGGGTGGTGACCAAGCACCGCGACGTCCGCGAGGTCTCGCTGCGAACCGACGTCTTCTCGTCGGCCAGGAAGTCCATCGTGCCGCGCTACCCGGAGGATCAAGCGCAGGGCCAGATCGAGGCCGGCCGCACCTCAATGATCATGATGGACGACCCCGAACACAGCAGGCTGCGCAAGATAATCGCCCGCGGTTTCACTCCCCGCGCGGTCGAGCGGTTACGCGCCGACCTTGGTGAGCGTTCGCAGCGCATCGCGCAGCGCGCCGCCGAAGAGGGTTCGGGCGACTTCGTTCTTCAGGTGGCCGCCGAGTTGCCGCTACAGGCCATCGCCGAACTGCTGGGCATTCCGGCGGAGGACCGCGGCAAGCTGTTCGACTGGTCCAATCAGATGATCGGAAGCGACGACCCGGAGTTCGCGCATCACAACTCGCTGACCGCGGCGGGTGAGTTGATGTGGTACGCCATGCAATTGGCGGCCCGCAAGGCGCAAGAGCCGGGTCCAAAAGATCGAGATATCGTGACCACGCTGATCCAGGCCGGCGCCGACGGCGACGGGCTATCCGACGCGGAGTTCGGCATGTTCGTGGTCACGCTCGGCATCGCCGGCAACGAGACGACGCGCAACTCGATCACGCAGGGCATGATGGCGTTTGCCGACAACCCCGACCAGTGGGAGCTGTTCAAGGCGCAGCGACCCAAGACCGCCGCCGACGAGATCATCCGCTGGGCCACTCCCATCACGGCGTTTCAGCGCACCGCGCTGGCCGACACCGAGCTCGGCGGGGTGGCGATCAAGAAGGATCAGCGGGTGGTGATGTTCTACCGCTCGGCCAACTTCGACGAAGAAATCTTCGACGACCCGTACACCTTCGACATCCTGCGTTTTCCCAACCCGCACTTGGGATTCGGCGGCACCGGAGCCCATTACTGCATCGGCGCCAACCTCGCGCGCATGACGATCGACCTGATGTTCAACGCCATCGCCGACCATCTGCCCGACCTCGCCCCGACGGGTGCACCCCAGCGGCTGCGCTCCCCGTTCATCAACGGCATCAAGCACTGGCCGGTGGATTACACGGGCGCGTAG
- a CDS encoding PE family protein — MSYMLAVPELLASSTADVVGIGSSLNAATASAAAPTTALAAAAEDEVSAAIASLFSSHARQYHALSAQASAFHSQFAQALKAAGSAYASAEAANATPLAAVVAGAQHLAVFSPVAVATGRPLFGNGANGTAANPNGRAGGILYGNGGNGYSPAAGSGLNGGNGGAAGAFGHGGNGGNGGSGAAGGAGQAGGNGGAGGNGGAAGTFGHGGAGGTGGAGGKGGDGATGGAGGVGGAAGAGGKGGIGGPGANGTGGVGGAGGAAGAGGHGGAGGNGGSGGTTGNGGDGGTGGFGQVGGNGGVGGAGGSSSGNGGDGGAGGMGVTAGNGGDGGNAGMAGNGGAGGVGGAGVNGVDGASATSAGGSGIGGSGGGTGGNGGNGGAGGSSSGDGGHGGNGNGNGGNGNGVDGIAKTVATVDGEALAPLAEPAATVGPAARPLMGPREALVMAGPEAEVATGARPVTAAGAEIALIPSTTAATAVTVATRA, encoded by the coding sequence ATGTCGTACATGTTGGCGGTTCCGGAGTTGTTGGCGTCGTCCACGGCGGATGTGGTGGGCATCGGCTCATCGCTGAATGCGGCTACCGCGTCGGCGGCGGCACCGACCACCGCGCTGGCGGCCGCGGCCGAGGACGAGGTGTCGGCGGCGATCGCGTCGCTGTTTTCTAGCCACGCCCGGCAATATCACGCGCTCAGTGCGCAAGCCTCCGCGTTTCATTCGCAGTTCGCGCAGGCGTTGAAGGCGGCGGGCAGCGCGTATGCGTCCGCCGAGGCGGCCAACGCGACGCCGTTGGCGGCGGTCGTCGCGGGAGCCCAGCATCTGGCGGTGTTCTCACCTGTTGCCGTGGCGACCGGGCGACCGTTGTTCGGCAACGGCGCCAATGGGACAGCGGCAAACCCGAATGGTAGGGCTGGCGGCATCTTGTATGGCAACGGCGGCAACGGTTATTCGCCGGCGGCTGGTTCGGGTCTGAACGGCGGCAACGGCGGGGCCGCGGGTGCCTTTGGGCATGGCGGTAACGGCGGAAACGGTGGTTCGGGCGCGGCCGGTGGTGCGGGCCAGGCGGGCGGTAACGGCGGCGCGGGTGGCAACGGTGGGGCGGCCGGCACGTTTGGTCATGGTGGAGCCGGTGGGACCGGCGGGGCTGGCGGCAAAGGGGGCGACGGCGCGACCGGCGGCGCCGGCGGTGTAGGCGGGGCCGCTGGGGCTGGCGGTAAGGGCGGGATCGGCGGCCCGGGCGCCAACGGTACTGGCGGTGTCGGCGGCGCTGGCGGCGCCGCAGGGGCCGGTGGTCATGGGGGTGCCGGTGGCAACGGCGGCAGCGGAGGCACCACCGGCAACGGCGGTGATGGCGGGACCGGCGGATTCGGGCAAGTGGGCGGCAACGGTGGGGTCGGTGGTGCGGGCGGCTCGTCGTCGGGCAACGGCGGCGATGGCGGAGCTGGCGGTATGGGTGTGACGGCGGGCAACGGCGGCGACGGTGGTAACGCGGGGATGGCCGGCAACGGCGGGGCTGGCGGGGTCGGCGGGGCAGGGGTGAACGGGGTGGACGGCGCCAGCGCCACCTCCGCTGGCGGCAGCGGTATCGGCGGCTCCGGGGGCGGTACGGGCGGCAACGGCGGGAATGGCGGGGCTGGCGGGTCGTCGTCGGGCGACGGCGGCCACGGCGGAAACGGAAACGGCAACGGCGGTAACGGTAACGGTGTGGACGGAATAGCGAAAACGGTGGCGACGGTGGATGGGGAGGCGTTGGCGCCTCTGGCGGAGCCGGCGGCAACGGTGGGGCCGGCGGCACGGCCGCTCATGGGACCGCGGGAAGCGCTGGTGATGGCGGGACCGGAGGCCGAGGTGGCAACGGGGGCACGCCCGGTGACGGCGGCAGGGGCGGAGATAGCACTGATCCCCTCTACAACGGCGGCAACGGCGGTAACGGTGGCAACGCGGGCCTAG
- a CDS encoding YncE family protein, whose translation MHGTPGAEGAGGTGGQGGTAGTPGDGGNGAPGVAGLAGSGGVLGAGGDGGNGGDPGLPGSGGQGGLGSTTSDGATGNLPAGPAGNGGNGGNGYSYTGTGTGASGGNGGNGGDGGQIGNGGLGGNGGTGDTGTAGVEKGDPGGPGGQGGNGGNGGLGGSISGNGGQGGVGGNGGSGGTGGDGGIGGDGGDGGSGGTGGGVSGGGSGHAGAGGFGGNGGTGGGAGSAGNPGSAPSDTNGGQGGAGGQGGASGGGGSGIVDIGNDVEQIAVSPIGPEAGDVYVTNTFSNTVSVINPITRAVTTISLAAGASPEGVAVSPVTGYVYVANGNGTVSVINPATNAVQTITVDSAGGSYGLTAVAVSPKGPEAGDIYVTNYVNGTVSVINPATNAVAYTINVPAGISGNGVAVSPTGPDAGDIYVTSPYAVSVISPTTNDVVQTVDVYSPVEALAISPQTATSTLAAMPAAAPCG comes from the coding sequence GTGCACGGCACCCCCGGTGCCGAAGGCGCCGGTGGTACCGGGGGGCAGGGCGGCACCGCGGGGACACCCGGCGATGGCGGCAATGGCGCGCCCGGGGTGGCTGGTCTGGCGGGTTCGGGTGGTGTCCTGGGGGCTGGTGGTGACGGCGGCAACGGCGGTGACCCGGGCCTACCCGGGTCCGGCGGCCAAGGCGGGCTTGGGTCCACCACCAGCGACGGCGCCACCGGCAACCTGCCCGCCGGGCCGGCCGGCAACGGCGGCAACGGCGGCAACGGCTACAGCTACACCGGTACCGGTACCGGCGCCAGCGGCGGCAACGGCGGCAACGGCGGGGACGGCGGGCAGATCGGTAACGGCGGTCTCGGCGGCAACGGCGGGACCGGCGACACCGGCACCGCCGGTGTCGAAAAAGGTGACCCAGGCGGACCCGGCGGCCAGGGCGGTAACGGCGGTAACGGCGGCTTGGGCGGCTCAATATCTGGAAACGGCGGCCAAGGCGGGGTCGGCGGCAATGGCGGTTCCGGCGGCACCGGTGGCGACGGCGGCATCGGTGGCGACGGCGGCGACGGCGGTTCCGGCGGCACCGGCGGCGGCGTGTCTGGGGGCGGGTCCGGCCACGCAGGTGCCGGAGGCTTTGGCGGCAACGGAGGCACGGGCGGGGGTGCTGGTAGCGCGGGCAACCCTGGCTCGGCACCTTCTGACACCAATGGAGGGCAGGGCGGCGCCGGCGGCCAAGGCGGCGCCAGCGGCGGTGGTGGCAGCGGCATCGTCGACATCGGCAACGACGTGGAGCAGATCGCGGTCAGCCCCATCGGACCCGAAGCAGGTGACGTTTACGTCACCAACACGTTCAGCAACACAGTCTCGGTGATCAACCCCATCACCAGGGCCGTCACCACCATCAGCCTCGCGGCCGGCGCCAGTCCGGAAGGGGTCGCCGTCAGCCCCGTGACCGGGTATGTCTACGTCGCCAACGGGAACGGCACCGTGTCGGTTATCAACCCGGCCACCAACGCCGTCCAGACCATCACCGTTGATAGTGCGGGAGGTAGTTACGGGCTGACCGCGGTCGCCGTCAGCCCGAAGGGACCCGAGGCTGGCGACATCTACGTCACCAACTACGTCAACGGCACGGTGTCGGTAATCAACCCTGCCACCAACGCCGTCGCTTACACCATCAATGTCCCTGCCGGCATAAGCGGCAACGGGGTCGCGGTCAGTCCCACTGGACCCGACGCCGGCGACATCTACGTCACCTCTCCCTATGCAGTGTCTGTGATCAGCCCCACCACCAATGACGTCGTCCAAACTGTCGACGTTTACAGTCCAGTTGAGGCGCTGGCGATCAGTCCCCAGACCGCGACGTCTACGCTGGCGGCTATGCCGGCAGCGGCACCGTGTGGGTGA